The proteins below are encoded in one region of Juglans microcarpa x Juglans regia isolate MS1-56 chromosome 4D, Jm3101_v1.0, whole genome shotgun sequence:
- the LOC121260651 gene encoding 1-aminocyclopropane-1-carboxylate synthase 3-like, with translation MLSRKASCDSHGQDSSYFLGWQEYENNPYHEVQNPNGIIQMGLAENQLSFDLLESWLANNSDVLGLKRNGRSVFRELALFQDYHGFPALKNELVDFMAKLRGYKVAFDPNKLVLMAGSTSANEILMFCLAEPGEAFLLPTPYYPGFDRDLKWRTGVEIVPIHCSSSNDFRITASALEEAYQRAQKLNLIVKGVLVTNPSNPLGSTMNRDELNHLIDFAIKKEVHIISDEIYSGTVFDSPSFISITEAVMEKHVDHETDLLGRIHIVYSLSKDLGLPGFRVGMIYSNNETVVAAATKMSSFGLVSSQTQFLLSNMLSDKKFTSKYIKENQRRLKKRKDMLVSGLRSAGIGCAKSNAGLFCWVDMRFLLRSDTFEAEKELWKRIIFEVGLNISPGSSCHCSEPGWFRVCFANMSQETLKVAIRRIEAFAESSSTASGKENLSQQRSVRSSRRSLSKWVFPISSYDDHEPADR, from the exons ATGTTGTCTAGGAAAGCTAGTTGTGATTCTCATGGACAAGACTCTTCCTACTTCCTAGGGTGGCAGGAATATGAGAACAATCCTTATCATGAAGTTCAAAATCCTAACGGAATCATTCAAATGGGACTCGCAGAAAATCAG CTTTCGTTTGATCTTCTTGAGTCTTGGCTTGCAAACAATTCAGATGTACTGGGGTTGAAACGAAATGGAAGATCAGTATTCAGAGAACTGGCTCTCTTCCAAGACTATCATGGCTTCCCTGCTTTAAAGAAT GAATTGGTGGACTTcatggcaaaattaagagggtATAAAGTAGCGTTTGATCCTAACAAGCTCGTGCTTATGGCGGGTTCAACTTCTGCGAATGAGATTCTAATGTTCTGCCTTGCTGAACCTGGTGAAGCTTTCCTTCTTCCTACTCCATACTACCCAGg GTTTGATAGAGATCTTAAGTGGCGGACTGGGGTTGAAATTGTCCCGATACATTGCTCGAGTTCAAATGACTTCAGAATTACTGCGTCGGCTTTGGAGGAAGCCTATCAACGAGCCcaaaaactcaatttaataGTTAAAGGTGTGTTGGTCACAAATCCTTCGAACCCTCTGGGCTCGACCATGAACCGGGACGAGCTTAACCATCTTATTGATTTTGCTATCAAGAAAGAAGTCCATATAATAAGCGACGAAATTTATTCAGGAACCGTCTTTGACTCTCCCTCCTTCATAAGTATCACAGAAGCTGTAATGGAGAAACATGTTGATCACGAGACTGACTTATTGGGCCGCATTCACATTGTTTACAGCCTCTCAAAGGATCTTGGTTTGCCGGGATTTCGAGTGGGAATGATTTACTCTAACAATGAAACAGTTGTTGCCGCAGCTACCAAAATGTCGAGCTTTGGGCTCGTTTCTTCTCAGACTCAGTTTTTACTCTCCAATATGCTCTCCGACAAGAAATTCACTAGCAAATACATAAAGGAGAATCAAAGGAGACTCAAAAAGAGAAAGGATATGCTTGTTTCCGGCCTTCGGAGTGCTGGAATTGGGTGTGCAAAGAGCAATGCCGGATTGTTTTGCTGGGTGGACATGAGGTTTCTATTAAGGTCCGACACATTTGAAGCAGAAAAAGAGCTTTGgaaaagaattatttttgaagttggGTTGAACATCTCTCCCGGGTCTTCTTGCCATTGCTCTGAGCCGGGCTGGTTCAGGGTGTGCTTTGCAAACATGTCCCAAGAAACATTGAAGGTTGCAATACGACGCATCGAGGCCTTCGCAGAATCATCGAGCACAGCCTCTGGCAAAGAAAATCTCAGCCAACAGAGAAGTGTTCGTAGTTCAAGAAGGTCACTTTCCAAGTGGGTTTTTCCAATATCATCATATGATGATCATGAACCAGCCGACCGTtag